One window of Nymphaea colorata isolate Beijing-Zhang1983 chromosome 1, ASM883128v2, whole genome shotgun sequence genomic DNA carries:
- the LOC116244708 gene encoding uncharacterized protein LOC116244708, with protein MEKIGATEGPKQLEDCSVSNALGTWIFSIAGALLAIPVGIKRKSLGPLVFFGTTGTMLDIIMGITACEREHAERQMKLLEEQRLENIAAPEAENELQ; from the exons ATGGAGAAGATTGGGGCCACGGAAGGTCCGAAGCAACTTGAGGATTGCTCTGTTTCGAA TGCATTGGGAACATGGATCTTTTCTATAGCTGGTGCTTTGCTTGCAATTCCGGTAGGGATAAAGAGGAAATCGTTAGGCCCACTGGTCTTCTTTGGTACTACGGGAACAATGCTTGACATTATCATGGGTATCACTGCTTGTGAAAGGGAGCACGCTGAGCGCCAAATGAAGCTTTTGGAAGAACAGAGACTCGAAAACATTGCTGCACCGGAGGCTGAAAATGAACTCCAATGA
- the LOC116264017 gene encoding cytochrome P450 94C1-like, which produces MEASGCCSAVSLFSLSSALLPLMALLLVLVLLYCALKPCCDCPVCSAYLTGQWNGEFHNLADWYAALLEKSPTHTIHNHLLGNIITANPKNVEHMLVTRFDNYPKGKAFSAILHDLLGRGIFNVDGELWRSQRKMASFELGSANVRGFVFGLVSDEIRQRLVPVMEAAERSGAGLDLQDVLRRFSFDCICKASFGVDPRCLELSLPLSEFAHAFDSASQMSARRATTWTPYVWKAKRLLRVGSERELRDAVRKTHALAEEVIRRRRASVGSSKHRDLLSRFMGSTKDDRLLRDIVVSFLLAGRDTVAAALTAFFWLVSCHPHVENSILDEICRVASPLGEFTKETLADASEITLEHKQLKDLHYLQAAISESMRLYPPVQFDSKYAAQDDVLPDGTVVKKGTRVTYHPYAMGRMESIWGPDCRKFQPEKWLKNGVFVPDNPFKYPVFQAGSRVCLGKEIAFMQMKSVAVTILWRFTIETKPCCRQLKFSPGLTANISGGLPVIVKPRTWGREPTHKKD; this is translated from the coding sequence ATGGAAGCCTCCGGCTGCTGCAGTGCTGTCTCGCTCTTTAGCCTGTCGTCGGCGCTTCTACCACTGATGGCGCTGCTGCTCGTCCTGGTGCTGCTGTACTGCGCGCTGAAGCCGTGCTGCGACTGCCCCGTGTGCAGCGCCTATCTCACCGGACAATGGAACGGCGAGTTCCACAACCTGGCCGACTGGTACGCGGCGCTGCTGGAGAAGTCGCCGACCCACACCATTCACAACCACCTGCTGGGCAACATCATCACGGCCAACCCGAAGAACGTGGAGCACATGCTGGTGACGCGCTTCGACAACTACCCCAAGGGCAAGGCCTTCTCCGCCATCCTCCACGACCTGCTCGGCCGAGGCATCTTCAACGTCGACGGCGAGCTGTGGCGCTCCCAGCGCAAGATGGCCAGCTTCGAGCTGGGCAGCGCCAACGTTCGGGGCTTCGTCTTTGGGCTCGTGTCGGACGAGATTCGGCAGCGGTTGGTGCCGGTGATGGAGGCCGCGGAGAGGTCGGGCGCCGGGCTAGACCTTCAAGACGTGCTTCGTCGGTTCTCCTTCGACTGCATCTGCAAGGCCTCCTTCGGCGTCGACCCGCGGTGCCTGGAGCTCTCGCTGCCTTTGAGCGAGTTCGCCCACGCCTTCGACTCGGCTTCGCAGATGTCGGCTCGACGGGCGACCACCTGGACGCCCTATGTCTGGAAGGCCAAGCGGTTGCTGCGCGTCGGCTCGGAGCGCGAGCTCAGGGACGCGGTCCGTAAGACGCACGCCCTCGCCGAGGAGGTCATCCGAAGGCGCCGCGCCTCCGTCGGCTCTTCCAAGCACCGAGACCTCCTTTCCAGGTTCATGGGCTCCACTAAAGATGATCGCCTCCTCCGCGACATCGTCGTCAGCTTCCTCCTCGCCGGTCGGGACACCGTCGCCGCCGCCCTTACCGCCTTTTTCTGGCTCGTTTCCTGCCATCCCCACGTCGAAAATTCCATTCTTGACGAGATATGCAGAGTGGCTTCTCCGCTGGGAGAATTTACCAAAGAAACGCTCGCTGATGCTAGCGAGATCACTCTGGAGCACAAGCAGCTGAAGGATCTGCACTACCTCCAGGCGGCGATTTCCGAGAGCATGAGGCTGTACCCGCCGGTGCAATTCGACTCCAAATACGCCGCCCAGGACGACGTGCTGCCGGACGGAACCGTCGTGAAGAAGGGAACCCGAGTGACCTACCACCCCTACGCCATGGGGAGGATGGAGTCCATATGGGGGCCTGACTGCCGGAAATTCCAACCGGAGAAATGGCTCAAGAACGGCGTGTTCGTCCCCGACAACCCTTTTAAGTACCCCGTCTTCCAGGCGGGCTCTAGGGTCTGTTTGGGAAAGGAAATCGCCTTCATGCAGATGAAGAGCGTCGCCGTGACAATTCTCTGGCGCTTCACCATAGAAACCAAGCCATGCTGCCGGCAGTTGAAGTTCTCCCCTGGCCTCACCGCCAATATCAGCGGCGGCCTGCCCGTCATCGTCAAGCCGCGGACGTGGGGACGTGAGCCGACGCACAAGAAGGATTGA